One Lysinibacillus fusiformis genomic window carries:
- a CDS encoding ABC transporter permease, translating to MLKLIKNEWIKIKSEKAILVIVVLSLIPLLMNFANFAINNGDISLDSGFYFTYYNQYFMMLPIISSVLISYVFYIEFKNKTYLDWITYNIPRFRLLFSKIFVSLIIMSVIFLIQLLILSVFYFFVDGSIKDILQLIYSYTTLNVIIVTTIILTFSVIIQLSKNIVTSISIGIGISLLSMILMAAPFSFFIPTAFGYRLGLHIIDKEFYYEGGMSSIIIGIGLFILINSIMLIINLRIIYKKKL from the coding sequence ATGCTTAAGTTAATTAAAAATGAATGGATTAAAATAAAAAGCGAAAAAGCAATTCTGGTTATTGTGGTGCTTAGCCTGATTCCATTACTAATGAACTTTGCTAACTTTGCCATAAATAATGGAGATATAAGCCTTGATAGTGGTTTTTACTTCACCTACTATAATCAGTATTTTATGATGTTGCCGATCATTTCAAGCGTGTTAATCTCCTATGTTTTTTATATTGAATTTAAGAACAAAACATATTTGGACTGGATAACTTATAATATCCCACGTTTTCGGTTACTTTTTTCCAAGATCTTTGTAAGCTTAATCATTATGTCAGTTATCTTTTTAATACAATTACTTATTTTATCTGTTTTTTATTTTTTTGTGGACGGTAGTATTAAAGATATACTGCAGTTGATTTATTCTTATACAACCCTGAACGTAATAATTGTTACGACTATAATATTAACATTCTCCGTAATTATTCAATTATCAAAAAATATAGTGACAAGCATCTCTATTGGGATAGGGATTTCTTTATTGTCAATGATTCTAATGGCAGCACCTTTTTCATTTTTCATACCTACAGCATTCGGGTATAGACTTGGATTGCATATAATTGATAAAGAATTTTACTATGAAGGAGGTATGTCATCAATTATTATAGGTATAGGTTTGTTTATTCTAATAAATTCTATTATGTTGATTATAAATTTAAGAATAATATATAAAAAGAAGCTATAA
- a CDS encoding sensor histidine kinase — MNKKLYLFTLISILFFPIALMISNYIVLGIHLLRDYINGTDTPFIADENYIYVFSIFFVIVLLYVAFLSRIIINISSEISLLSDLIRDIANDQNYPEPVKTQMLKNIEMKHLGESVNILINSLKYNQVKYKESEELRKRYLDQLAHDIKTPLSIIKINLFYLKTGQNTDEAIKEINKNTDTISTLSDRIYHKNYLNSDSIITHRSPINLEETMNQFMEKWKNALYHKKIKYQSNIEPDIIWTLDKVWFERLFDNVLQNVLYHSEANHLTIEGSKEEGKQKLIIMDNGIGFNPMKKLQQSSRKGLNIINEVPKLLNLHISIESNELGTKIILTHTDISNS, encoded by the coding sequence TTGAATAAAAAGCTATATCTTTTCACGCTTATCTCGATTTTGTTCTTCCCAATTGCCCTTATGATATCGAACTACATTGTGTTAGGTATCCATCTATTACGTGATTATATAAATGGAACAGACACTCCTTTCATAGCAGATGAAAATTATATATACGTGTTCTCCATTTTTTTCGTTATAGTTTTATTATATGTTGCATTTCTTTCAAGAATTATAATTAATATTTCATCTGAAATAAGCCTTCTTTCAGATCTTATTAGAGATATAGCTAATGACCAAAACTATCCGGAACCGGTAAAGACTCAAATGTTAAAGAATATCGAAATGAAACACCTTGGTGAGTCAGTTAATATATTAATTAACAGTTTAAAGTATAATCAAGTTAAATATAAGGAATCGGAAGAACTAAGAAAAAGGTACTTAGATCAACTTGCACATGATATTAAAACACCACTATCTATAATTAAAATTAATTTATTTTACCTAAAAACTGGACAAAACACCGATGAAGCAATAAAAGAAATAAATAAAAATACAGATACTATATCTACCCTAAGTGATCGGATATATCACAAAAATTACTTGAACTCGGATTCAATAATTACCCACAGGTCACCAATTAACTTAGAAGAAACTATGAATCAGTTTATGGAGAAGTGGAAGAACGCTTTATATCATAAAAAAATAAAATATCAATCCAATATAGAACCTGATATTATTTGGACGTTGGATAAAGTATGGTTCGAAAGACTTTTCGATAATGTATTACAAAATGTTTTATATCATTCTGAAGCTAATCATTTAACAATAGAAGGTTCTAAAGAAGAAGGTAAACAGAAGCTGATTATAATGGATAATGGGATAGGCTTTAACCCAATGAAAAAACTTCAACAATCAAGTCGAAAAGGATTGAATATTATTAATGAGGTTCCTAAGTTATTAAATCTTCACATTTCAATAGAGAGCAATGAATTGGGTACAAAAATTATACTTACTCATACCGATATTAGTAACTCATAA
- a CDS encoding response regulator transcription factor, producing MEDTLKKLNIFVLEDDPTISKFLHVFLNDYFNKVIVKTDNRFNYSDFGNIDIFLLDIEIPFDNGYEVCKRIKTVYPEKPVIFLTAHSQIDDKIKGLELGDDFIPKPFEPLELIARLKNLLQSRYSNLVYINDLVVNKQAHIILNSETRTEIPLSKTEKKLFFYLYENINISLSREQIINHMWEGNGQSNQATSLNVYINSLRNKVDIEGKLIQTIYGYGYKLSVPKE from the coding sequence ATGGAAGACACACTTAAAAAATTAAACATTTTTGTTCTTGAGGATGATCCCACTATATCAAAGTTCTTACATGTATTTTTGAATGATTATTTTAATAAGGTTATTGTGAAAACGGATAATCGATTTAATTACTCGGATTTTGGCAATATAGATATATTTTTATTGGACATAGAAATACCATTTGATAATGGGTATGAGGTCTGTAAACGGATTAAAACGGTTTATCCTGAAAAGCCTGTTATTTTTCTTACAGCCCATAGTCAAATTGATGACAAAATCAAAGGGCTGGAGTTGGGAGATGACTTCATACCTAAACCGTTTGAACCGTTAGAACTTATTGCAAGGCTAAAAAACCTACTGCAATCCAGGTATAGTAATCTTGTCTATATAAATGATTTAGTTGTCAATAAACAAGCACATATAATTTTAAACAGTGAAACAAGAACCGAAATACCATTAAGCAAAACTGAAAAAAAATTATTCTTTTACCTATATGAAAACATTAATATTAGCTTGTCAAGGGAACAAATAATAAATCATATGTGGGAAGGAAACGGTCAAAGTAATCAAGCAACTTCCTTAAACGTTTACATAAATAGTTTGAGAAATAAAGTGGATATTGAGGGCAAATTGATCCAAACCATCTATGGTTATGGCTATAAATTATCTGTACCAAAGGAATGA
- a CDS encoding ABC transporter ATP-binding protein, translated as MITLKNVSLDVNGNTILKSINLELEKGKVYGLLGPNGAGKTTLFKTLLNTINYKGDILKKPDNITIGKLIEYPAFYPNLTCIENLKLHASYADIDQDDSSINYLLRVVGLVDAKQKKFKELSMGMKQRLGVAKALMGSPDLLLLDEPTNGLDPMGMKDMRDLVEKNLKNKDRIILISSHNLNEVSLITDTLLFMRNGEKILEIDNEEDIYMYGKVQHIENNVKKDITLLEDNKKDTYFIASEIKFNDLLADKDFIYKDVQKLTLENLYIKLMSSDLIEVKRHA; from the coding sequence ATGATAACTTTGAAAAACGTTTCATTAGATGTAAATGGAAATACTATTCTAAAAAGTATCAATCTTGAGTTGGAAAAAGGGAAAGTATATGGACTATTGGGACCAAATGGGGCAGGAAAAACTACGTTATTTAAAACGTTATTAAATACAATTAATTATAAGGGTGACATTCTCAAAAAACCGGATAACATAACAATTGGAAAGTTAATCGAATACCCTGCCTTTTACCCTAATTTAACCTGTATAGAAAACCTGAAATTACATGCATCATATGCCGATATTGATCAGGATGATTCTAGCATAAATTACTTATTAAGGGTAGTCGGATTAGTGGATGCTAAACAAAAGAAGTTTAAAGAATTATCCATGGGGATGAAACAACGATTGGGGGTGGCAAAAGCCTTAATGGGTAGTCCTGATTTATTACTGTTGGATGAGCCTACTAATGGGTTAGATCCTATGGGTATGAAGGATATGCGGGATCTTGTAGAAAAGAATCTTAAAAATAAAGACAGAATAATATTGATCTCGAGTCATAATTTAAATGAAGTTTCCTTGATTACAGACACTTTGTTATTCATGAGAAACGGAGAAAAAATCTTGGAAATTGACAATGAAGAAGATATATATATGTACGGAAAAGTACAGCACATAGAAAATAATGTTAAAAAAGATATTACATTACTTGAAGACAATAAAAAAGATACCTATTTCATTGCAAGTGAAATTAAGTTTAATGATTTACTGGCAGATAAGGATTTTATATACAAGGACGTACAAAAACTTACTTTGGAGAACTTATATATCAAGTTGATGTCTTCAGATTTAATTGAGGTGAAAAGACATGCTTAA